AGTTtgggattaaaaaaaaaatttaaaataaaataaaataataatatttgtatataaaaaaaaataaaaaaagaaataataataataaataaataaataaataataaataaaaaatagatttaatttttttatttttttttatttttaattattttttttttttttaatttattgtgTTGGTTGTGATGAAATTGGATTATTaactaaatttgattttttaatttgatttgatcTAAAATCAACGAAATTTTGAAGTGAAGTACCACAGATACAAGAAATGGCTTCTTTAGTGTACCATGCTTGATGGGAAGTGATCATAACATTTGGATAAGAGATTAATAAAGAGAGATTATCATCTTTAATGATTGAACCATTGTGATCTTGATAAAAGTAATCGGTTTCATTTTCATAGACATCCATACCAAGTGAACTGATTTTACCAGATTTTAAACCAACAATTGCATCAGAAGCATTAACTAAAGCACCTCTTGAAACGTTGATAATCATAACACCATCTCTCATCTTTTCGATGGATTCAGAGTTTACCATATATTTAGTTTGAGAATTCAATGGAGTGTGTAATGAGATGACATCACATTGTTTCCAAATTTCGTCTAAAGTCTTTACGTACTCGATACCGATATCAGTGACTGctttattttcaatgataTCATATGCGATCACTTTTGCACCAAAACCTAATTTTAATACACGACATAATTGTTCACCAATGTTACCAGTACCAACGATACCATAAACTTTGCTAACCATATTGAAACCTTCCATACCATTGATTTCGAAATTTGCATCTCTAACACGGTCGTGGGCCTTATGGGTCTTTCTATTCAATGCCATAATTAATGAAAGTGCATACTCTGATACTGCATTTGGTGAATAGGCTGGTACTCTTAATACTGGGATTCCTAATTTATTGGCAGTATCCAAATCGACCTTATTAAAACCTGCACATCTCATTAAAATAACCTTAGTACCATTTGAATGTAATGTTTCAATAACTTCTTTTGAAAGATCATCATTTACAAAACAACAAACTGCTTCTGATCCTTTTGCTTCATTAAcctatatt
This region of Dictyostelium discoideum AX4 chromosome 3 chromosome, whole genome shotgun sequence genomic DNA includes:
- the ldhA gene encoding D-lactate dehydrogenase gives rise to the protein MKITLFSSKPYWVKWFNELNKFSYEINYVTSACDIKSVNEAKGSEAVCCFVNDDLSKEVIETLHSNGTKVILMRCAGFNKVDLDTANKLGIPVLRVPAYSPNAVSEYALSLIMALNRKTHKAHDRVRDANFEINGMEGFNMVSKVYGIVGTGNIGEQLCRVLKLGFGAKVIAYDIIENKAVTDIGIEYVKTLDEIWKQCDVISLHTPLNSQTKYMVNSESIEKMRDGVMIINVSRGALVNASDAIVGLKSGKISSLGMDVYENETDYFYQDHNGSIIKDDNLSLLISYPNVMITSHQAWYTKEAISCICGTSLQNFVDFRSNQIKKSNLVNNPISSQPTQ